The Starkeya sp. ORNL1 DNA window GCAGCGATACGCTGGCCGACATGGCGCACCACATCGTCCAGTACGCGGGTGTCGTCGGTGTCGTCGGTCGCGTGATGGTGGCGGGCGGACGAATAGAGCACCGCCGGCGCGTCCTCATGCGTCAGCACCGCGACGACGCCGGGCACCGCCAGCGCCGCGCTGGTATCGATGCCGACGATCCGCGCCGAGGCGTGAGGCGAGCGCAGCAGCTTCATGTGCAGCAGGCCGTCGAGCACGCCACTAGGGGCGACATCCATGGTGTAGCGCACCTGGCCGGTGACGATGGCGGGGCCGGCCGGCGCCGGCAGATTGCGGCCGACCCCGTCGCCGGCCGCATCCGCCTCTACATGGGGCACGCCGCCGATCGCATCTTCGATTGCGCGGTAGCCGGTGCAGCGGCATAGATTCCCCTTGAGCGCAGCGGGCAGGTCGCGGAGCTGGCCCTGGTCGAGCGCCGCTGCGGTCATCACCATGCCGGCGGTGCAGAAGCCGCACTGGAAGCCCTGCGCGTCGAGGAAGGCGGTCTGCATCGGGTGGAGCGTGCCGGCTCCCAACCCCTCTATGGTGGTCACCGGCTTGTCCTCGGCCTTGAAGGCCGGGACCAGGCAGCTATGCACCGGCCGTCCGTCGAGATGCACGGTGCAGGCGCCGCAATCGCCGGCGTCGCATCCCTTCTTGACGCCGAGCCAGCCGAGATCACGCAGGAAGCTGCGCAGGCACTGGCCGGGCCGCGGCGTGGCGTCGAACGTCGTGCCGTTGACGAGGAAGCTCACGCCCGTGCCTCCGCCAGCTCGGTCCTGATCTCCTCGGCGAAAATGAAGGTCATGTGCCGGCGCCAGTCCGGCCGGCCGTGCATGTCGTCATAATAGAGCGCATCCGGGATCTCGGCCGCCAGCCGGCCCGCCAACGTCGCCGCATCCGGCATGCCGGCGAAGGCGAGGCGCACCGGGCGGCGGGTCGAGGCCGTCACCGTCAGCGCCATCTCGGCGCCTGCGAGCGTGCCGATCAGCAGCACGCCGGAGCGTCCGATCGGCGAGAGCGAGGCGCGGCGAAAGGCAAAGCGGCGGGTGAGCGCCTCGCGCGGCAGATGGATGGCGCGCAGCACCTCGCCGGGGGCGAGCGCATTGTGCTGCGGCCCGCGCACGAAATCGACCACCGGCAGGCGGCGCTCGCCACCATCCGGCGTCCAGATCTCGCACACGCCCTCGAGCGCGGCGGCGAGCGAGATCATCGGTCCGGCCGGCAGGCCCATGCACAGATTGCCGCCGACGGTGGCGGTGTTCCAGATCTTGAAGGAGGCGAGGAAGGCGCGGCAGGCGAGGCCGATCAGCGGCGCCGCGGTCCATGCGTCTTGGGCCTCGAAGGCGTCGAGTTCGGCGACAGTGCAGGTTGCGGCGATGGCCAGCCCGTCGGCGTCGGCGTGCAGCGCTTGCCAGCCGAGCGCCGTCAGGTCGATCAGCCGCTTCAATTGCGGTTGCGGCTCGGAGAACAGCCAGGTGCCGCCCGCCAGGAATGCGTCGCCGCCGGCAAAGCCGGCGAGATCCGCGCGCTGACGCGGCCGGGCGACGGCTTCTATGCTGTTGAGGTCCATGCCGCCTGACGCGCCTCAGCCCCGCGCCACCGTACACTCGATCTGGCCATGCGGCTCGTCGGTGGGGACGAATACCTGTCCGTCGAACGATCGGCCGAACGGGGTCAGATCGATCGGCAGATAGTGCTTGTTCGGGCAGGCGAGCGAAATCTCGGCAATCTCCGGCACTGCGGCGAGCACCGCCTCGCCCATCAGATACAGGGTGTTCTGCACGCCGGGGCTATAGGTCGTGGCGAACACCTTCAGCGCGGCATCGAACACCTTGGCGTTGGCGTCAGCATAAGAGGCCGGCACCGAGGACCACCGCCACGAGGCGTCCATGGCGGTGGCGAACATGCGATCGGCGGTCGGCTTCAAGGTGGTGACCTCGTCCATCCAGTAATTCTCCCAGCCGGACTGCGTGGTCTTCATGAAGGTGAAGCCCTCGATGCCGGAGCTGAGGGTGGATCCGGTGCGCGTCGCGCTGAGCTTCACGAACGGCCGGCCATTGGCGTCGAGCGTGAAGCTGTGGGCATGTGGCGCCCCGTCCACCGCAAGCCGCGCCCATCTGGTCTCGCTGGCGAAGATGTCGACCTTCTCGACATGGGCATAATGGTCGAGAAAATAGGCAGCGAGCTTGCCCGCATAGTCCTCATTCTCGGCGCCGACATGGTCGCGGGCGACGATATTGACGATGTTCTTGATGGAGTCGGTGGCGATCACCGAGGCATTGTCACCTTCAGTGTAGGAGGCCTCGAACGCACCCGTGAGCATCGTCTGTACGGTGAGCTCGCGCACCTCGTGCCGCTCGCCATCCCGCTTCACCCGCATGATGCGCACGCGGCCTTTGCCGTAGGTGTTCTGGATCAGCGGCATCTGGCACTCCCCGCGGCGCTCGAATCCGGTCCGGCATTGCCGGTGTGAAATCATTGGCATGCAGGAATTGGTCCGGCCAGTCCCTCACATGCGCCTGCCTCCAAACGACCTCATCCTGAGGTGCCGCGAAGCGGCCTCGAAGGATGCCCGTCCCCGATGAACGTCTCCTGCATTAGCATCCTTCGAGGCTCGCTGCGCTCACACCTCAGGATGACGTGGCTTTACGAACGCAGCGGCGCGGCGGCCTTGCGGAAGTCGGCCCATGGATCGGCGGCCTGAAGGCGCTTGGCGATGTTCGCCACGGTGAAGACACTTGCCCTGCCCAGGCCGTCGAGCTCGTCCCAGGCCACCGGAGTCGCCACCGCGGCGCCGGGGCGGGCGCGGGTGGAATAGGGTGCGACGGCGGTGGCGCCGCGCGCATTGCGCAGATAGTCGACGAAGATGTGATCGTCGCGCTTTGCCTTCGCCGCCTGGGCGACGATGCGCTCCGGTGCGTCCGCCGCCATGCTCTCCGCCAGAGCGTGGGCGAAGTCCTTCACCTCGTCCCAACCTGCCTTCGGCGCCACCGGTGCCACCACATGCAGTCCCTTGCCCCCGGAGGTCTTGACGAACGCAGGGAGCTTCGCTGCCTCCAGCCGCGCCCTCACCTCGCGGGCGGCGGAGACCATGCCGTCCCAGCCGACCCCGGCGCCGGGGTCGAGATCGAAGATCATCTGGTCCGGCGTCTCCAGCGTCTTGAGCGGTGCTCCCCAGGGGTGGATCTCCAGTGCGCCGGCCTGCGCCAGCGCGATCAGTCCGTCGAGATCATCGATGATGAGGAAGGGTTCGGCCGCATTGTCTCCCGGGTCCGGCACCTGCCGGATCGCCTTGTTGATGCCGCGCCAGGCATGCTTCTGGAAGAAGCAGGCATGGGAGATGCCATCCGGGCAGCGCAGCAAAGCGAGCGGGCGCCCCACCACATGCGGCGCGATGCGCGGCCAGACCAAAGCGTAATGGTCGGCGAGCTGCTGCTTGGTGACGCCATCCTCTGGCCAATAGAGCCGGTCGGGATGGGTGAGCTTGATCCCGCCGCCCGACGTGACGTCTGTTTCGGCTTGCTTGCTTTTCGGCACGGTCATCTCCCGGCTGAAGTCGCGGCGTCTAGCCTCGCGCGAACCGCCTAAGGCGTCCAGAGCGTGCAAATCGGGTAGAAAGCCCGGACCACCGGGGGCAATAGATAGGTTCTGCTTTCCTGGAGATATGCCCGCATGGTTGCCAGCTCCCGCCCGCTCTTCGCGCTCCAAGGCCGCGTCGCCCTCATCACCGGTGCTGGGCGCGGGCTCGGCTATGAGATGGCGAAGGCGCTTGCGCGTGCTGGTGCGGCAGTTGTGATCAATGGCCGCGATGCCGGGAGGCTGGAGGCCGCAGTTACCTCATTGCGCCGCGAGACCGAGGCCGAGGTGGATGCCATGGCCTTCGATGTCGCCGACTACCCAGCCGCCCAGGCGGCGCTGGCGGCTATCGTCGCCCGATACGGGCGGCTCGACATTCTCGTCAACAATGTCGGCGCGCGGGACCGCCGGCCGCTCGATGCCTTCACGCCCGAGGAGGTGCAGCAGCTCATCGCCACCGACCTGATCGCGCCGGCGCTGCTGGCGCGTGAAGCGGCAGCGATCATGAAGCGGCAGGGCCATGGCCGGTTGATCTTCATGACCTCGATCGTCGGCCATGTCGCGAACCGCGGCGACTCTGTCTACACGGCGGCAAAAGGTGGAGTGACCGGGCTTATGCGCGCTTTGGCGGTGGATCATGCGCGCGAGGGCATCACCAGCAACGCCATCGCTCCCGGCATGTTCGCCACCGAGACGAATGCCCATCTGGTGACCGATGCTGATTTCTCGCGCTTCGTCGATGTACGGGTGCCGATCGGCCGCTGGGGCAAGCCGGAGGAGATCGGCGCTGCCGCAGTGTTCCTGGCCTCCGACGAGGCGTCGTTCGTCAATGGCCATGTGCTGACGGTGGATGGCGGTCAGACTGTGCGGATGTAGGCATCCCGCGTGGGGATTATGTACTTCAAGCCGGACGAGGCTGATCTCACACGCCGCCCTCGCGAAAGCGAATGGCTAGTGGTACAGTCCATGCAGTTTGTGCATGGCTACAATTCCATTTGAATGGATTGCCAAATCACCGTATCTTTGTCTTGCCCCCGCCTTCCTATGAACCAATCCGATGCTTATTGGTTCTAAGCAGACCTCAGTGTCTGCCATGTAGCGGTAGAGGGCTCTGATCATGCGCAATCAGGATATGAAAAAAGTCGCTGATCTCGTTAGAGACGTCTTCCGTGCGGAGTTTGACAAGGTCGAAATCGTCGGCATCAACGCCATTCAAGACAAGGACCGCGACGGGGACTCGATTCTCCGAATCGAGGTTGTTTTCAAGGGTGATCTCAAGAATTTCGACGCCAGCAAACTCTCTGGCGCCACTCGGAGACTCATCCCTCGGTTGAGCGAGATTGACGAATCAGCTTTTCCTTTGTTCTCCTTCCTGTCCCAGAAGGAGGCGAAGGGAATGAGGTTTGAAGCCGCTTGACCTGCTGCTAACAGCAGAGGACCTCGTCAACGCCAGCAACGGCAAGCCGCGGCAGTCGAACCTGCGGCGGGCGATGAGTAGCGTCTACTATGCCTTGTTTCATACGCTGGCCTGCTCCTGCGCTGACCTACTGATCGGCGGTGCAGGAGCAGGCAAAAGTCTCGAAGCGTGGCGGCAGGTTTACAGATCCCTTGATCACGGCTTCGCCAAGTCCGCGTGCAAAAATACGGCTAAGATGAGGCTATTCCCTCAAGATATACAAGAATTTGCTATAAGATTCGTGACTATGCAGGAAAAGCGACATCTAGCTGATTACCATCCTAACGAAAAGCAGTTCAAGACAGACGTGCTATTAGAGATCGGCCAAGCCAGATCAGCAATTAAGGCGTATGCCAATACGGACAAGAAAGACAGGCGTGCATTCTGCGCTTATGTTCTGCTCAAAGATCGACAATGAAAGCTTCCCGCTAACCTCACAAAAACGCCGACGCGGCCTCCGGTGAATGGGCGAGCGCGTGCGCCATATATTCCAGCGCGCTCTTCACCTTCTCGCGGTTCACCGGGCCGCCGAGGCAGACCCGCGCGGCTTCCGGCGGGGCGCCGTCGACGGTGAAGACGTCGCTCGCCACCACCCCGATGCCGGTGGAGAACATGTGGCCGACAAAGGCGGAGCGGGTCCATGGCTCGGGCAATTCGACCCAGAGATTGAAGCTCATCGGATCGGCGCGGAAGCTGCCCACCGGCAGGATCTCCGCCGCCAGCTTCTGCCGGGCCGCGGTCTCGGCGCGGATGAACCGCAGCAGGGTGTCGGCGGTGCCGTCCTCGATCCAGCGCGTGGCCAGCGCAACGGTCAGCGGCGAGGCCATCACGCTGGCTGCGCGCAGCGCCGCGGAGAACGGCCAGCCGGCGCGGGCCTCCGGCACCACGACATAGGCGGTGCGCAGGCCGGCGCCGATGCATTTCGCGAGCCCGGCGACATGCCAGGTGAGGTCCGGCGCGATCGCCGCGAAGGGCGGCAGGCCGTGGGCGGGAATGAAGCCATAGGCGTCGTCCTCGACGATCGGCACATGGAAGCGCCGCGCCACCGAGGCGATGGCGGTGCGCCGCGCCTCGGGAATGGTGAGCGTCGTCGGGTTCTGCAGCGTCGGATTGAGATAGAGCGCCTTGGGCGCCAGCGTCCGGCAGGCCTCGGTGAACGCGTCGGGATCGATGCCGTCGGCATCCATCGGCAGGCCGACAAGGCGCAGGCCAAGCTGGGCCGCGATGGAGCGCGCGCCGGGATAGGTGATGGCCTCGCACAGCACGACATCGCTGGGTTTCGCCAGCAGCGTGAAGATGCCGAGCAGCGCCGGATGGGCGCCCGGGGTCACGAAGATGCGCTCCTGCGAGGGCACCAAAGCGCGGCGGCCGAGCCAGGCCGAGGCGGCATCCTTGTCCGCCGGGGCACCGCCAAAGCCCTGGTAGCGCAGCAGCGCCACCAGATCGCGCGATACCTCGGCAAGGCCGTCCTGCATGCGCCCGATCAGCACCGGATCGTCCGGCTCCGGCGGCAGGTTCATGGAGAGATCGACGATCTCCCGGCCGTGATGGCGGGCGGGGGCGTTGCGCAGCACGGGCCGCGGCAGGCCAGTGACGAAGGTGCCCTGCCCGACCCGGCTCTCGACCAGGCCGCGCTTCTGCGCCTCGACATAGCCGCGCGCCACCGTGGTGAAGTCGATGTCGAGCCGGCCGGCGAGCTTGCGCTGCGGCGGCAGGCGGTCGCCGATGGCGAGCCGCCCGGCGCGGATGTCATCGGCGATCAGGTCGGCGATGGCGAGATAGCGCGGCTTGTCGGAGCGGGAGAGGTCGGGCGTCCAGTCGGGCATGTCACTCGTCGTCCACTTCAGTCGAACCTCATCCTGAGGTGCCCGGCGTAAGCCGGGCCTCGAAGGATGCTCGTCCGGGTCGCTCTGCTTGAGCATCCTTCGAGGCTCGCTTCACTCGCACCTCAGGATGAGGTCGCGAGGAAGGGTCGCCAACTCGGCGACCGGATTGACTGTATAATGTTGCAGAGATGGCCTGTCACCTGTGGACTCCATCTTGCTGCATCATGGGTGTGGATGCTGCGCGGATGCCGCGATGCCAAGGAATCGAGCATTTCCCTGCCTTTTGAGCGCGCTTTCGCCTCTCGTTCGGGCATTTCGAAAATCATCTGAACGACAGTATTGTATGTATTATTGAATGTAAATTGACTGTTTTGATGATTCTTCGTGCAAACAGTCAATTGGCACATTGATTGCAGTCTCCGTTGGCGTGCTGCCGGCAAGCGCCGGTCCTTCAATTCCAGCCCAGATCCCCGCCAAGGAGTGCACCATGCCCGCCGTCACCGCCCCCGCCCACCAGAAGGGCGACTTCCTGGTCGACTACGAAGACAAGAAGTTCGAGGACGTCAAAGCCGCTCCCGGCGAGAAGGCGCTCGTTACCTTCCACACCGTCGCCTTCGAAGGCTCGATCGGGCTGGTCAACCTGCTCCAGGCACTGCGCCTGAAGCGCAAGGGCTTCGACACCTCGGTGCTGCTCTATGGCCCCGGCGTCACGCTCGGCGTGCAGCGCGGCTTCCCGAAGCTCGGCGACGAGGCCTTCCCCGGCCACCTGAACTTCAACAACCAGATCACCAAGTTCATGGAAGAAGGCGGCAAGGTCTATGCCTGCCGCTTCGCGCTCCAGGCGCTCTACGGCCATGGCGAGCCCTCGCTGATCCCCGGCATCATCCCGATCAGCCCGCTCGATGTGCTCGACCTGATCCTGCTCCACCGCAAGGACGATGCCTTCATGCTCCATACCTGGACGCTGTGATCTGGACGCTGTGAAGCCCGCCCACTGACAAGGAGGCTGCCATGGCCGAGAAGAGAGCCGTCCGCGCCGCCGCGGTGCAGATCGCGCCCGATCTCGACAGCGTCGAGGGCACGCTCAGCCGCGTGCAGGCGGCGCTGGACGAAGCGGCGGGAAAGGGCGCGGAGCTCGTGGTCTTCCCCGAGACCTTCGTGCCCTGGTACCCGTACTTCTCCTTCGTCTATCCGCCGGTGCTGACTGGTGGCGAGCATTTGCGGCTCTATGAGAATGCCGTGGTGGTGCCCGGCCCGGTGACGGAGGCGGTGGCCTCCGCCGCCCGGCGGCACGGCATCGTCGTCGTGCTCGGCGTCAATGAGCGCGACCACGGTTCGCTCTACAACACCCAACTGGTGTTCGATGCCGACGGCTCGCTCAAGCTCAAGCGCCGCAAGATCACCCCCACTTTCCATGAGCGGATGATCTGGGGGCAGGGCGACGGCGCCGGGCTCCAGGTGGTCGACACCGCGGTCGGCCGGGTCGGGGCACTGGCCTGCTGGGAGCACTACAATCCCCTCGCCCGCTACGCCTTGATGGCGCAGCACGAAGAGATCCATATCGCGCAGTTTCCCGGTTCGCTGGTGGGGCCGATCTTCGCCGAGCAGATCGAGGTGACGATCCGCCACCACGCGCTGGAGAGCGGCTGCTTCGTCGTCAATTCCACCGGCTGGCTCACCGAGGAGCAGATCGCCCGCATTGCGCCGGACGAGAAGCTGCGCCGCGCGCTGACCGGCGGCTGCATGACGGCGATCATCTCGCCGGAGGGCTCGCATCTGGTGCCGCCCCTCACTTCGGGTGAGGGCATCCTGATCGCCGATCTCGACATGGCCCTCATCACCAAGCGCAAGCGGATGATGGATTCGGTCGGCCATTACGCCCGGCCGGAACTGCTCAGCCTCACTCTCGACAACCGTCCGACCGCGCCGATGCAGGCGCACGCGACCTTCCCCGTCCTTGCAGGGAGCCAATCCGATGAAGCCGATGGATCTGACGAGCGATCTCGCGCCGCTGCCGACGGAGCGCCTGATCAACGAGTTGCAGTCCTACGGGGTGCGGCTCGTTGATCCCCGGGCCGGGGCGGACAGCCGCCGCGGCGGGGCAGGCCCATCCGACCACAAGGCGCTGACCATCGACGGCATGACGGTGATGGTACCGGTGCATACCGCGCCGGCCTTCAAGAGCCCGTATCTGGTGGAGAAGCCGGATGCGTTCGGGCGCAGCCGCATCAGCCGCGATGGGCTCAGCCTCGGCGAGGTGACCTTCCCGTTGCAGCCGAAATTCTACGGGCTGACGACGGCGGACGGCATCCCCTATTCCAAGATCGCGGTGCTGCACGGGCGTGACGTGCTGGCGACGACGGTGCTGCAGAGTTGCATCCGCTATCAGAGCCGGACCAAGACCTGCCAGTTCTGCGCCATCGGCCAGTCGCTCGCCGCCGGCCGCACCATCGAGCGCAAGACCCCTGCGCAGCTTGCCGAAGTGGCGAAAGCGGCGGTCGAGCTCGACGGGGTGAAGCATATGGTGATGACCACCGGCACCCCGCCCGGCAAGGACCGCGGCGCGGCGATCCTCACCGAGAGCGCGGCGGCGATCAAGGCGGCGGTCGACCTGCCGATCCAGGCGCAATGCGAGCCGCCGGACGACGATGCCTGGTTCATGCGCATGCGTGAGGCCGGCGTCGATGCGCTCGGCATGCATCTGGAAGCCGTCACCGATCCGGTGCGCCAGCGCATCATGCCGGGCAAGGCGCAAGTCTCGCTGGAGCGCTATTTCCAGGCGTTCGAGGCGGCGGTGCCGGTGTTCGGCCGAGGCCAGGTCTCGACCTATATCCTCGCCGGGCTCGGTGATACTCGCGACGAGATACTCGACATCTGCCGGCGGCTCACCGCGATCGGCGTCTATCCCTTCGTGGTGCCGTTCGTGCCGATCTCCGGCACGCCGCTGGAGAGCCATCCGACGCCCTCCCCGGCCTTCATGCATTCCATCCTCGGCCCGCTGTCCGGCATGCTGATCGCCTCGGGGCTCAAAGCCATCGACGTAAAGGCCGGCTGCGCCAGATGCGGCGCCTGCTCGGCGCTCGCCACCTATGAGCGGAGGGCCTGCTCGTGATGTTCGAGCCGTTCAAGCCCTTCACCGCGAGCGCCTTCACGGTGAAGTACGCTACCGACCCGTGGGAGCGCGAAGGCGCGGCTCGCCTGCGCCGGGACGTGTTCTGCGAGGAGCAGGGCATCTTCGAGGGCGACGACCGCGACGTCATCGACGCGGTGGCGACGCCGATCGTCGCGCTCTCCATGCTCGGCGTCGCCGCCGCCGACGTCGTCGGCACGGTGCGCATTCATGAGGAGACGCCGGGCCTGTGGTGGGGCTCGCGGCTCGCGGTGGCGGCGGATTATCGCAGCGCCGGTGCGCTCGGGCCGGCGCTGATCCGGCTCGCGGTCTCCTCCGCCCATGCGCGCGGCTGCACGCGTTTCCTGGCGAACGTGCAGGCGCAGAATGGCCTCCTGTTCCGCCGCATGCGCTGGCGCATCGTCGAGGAATTCGAGCTGCTCGGCCGCCCGCATCTGCGCATGGAGGCGGACCTCAATTACTATCCGCCTTTCACTGAGCCCGAGACCGGCTTCCACGCCCATTCGCGAAAGGCAGCGTGATGTTGACCGGGCTCGCTCAGACCCTGCGCACCAGCCGCGGCCTCGCCGCCAAGGCGGATATCGGCCTAGCCACCGCCCGGCTCGGGCTCTCGGGTGCGAGTGCGGTTCCGGTTGGTGACGATTGCGCCGCGATCCCGGACGGCGACGGCTGGCTGCTGCTCGCCATTGAAGGCTTCATGAACGAATTCGTGGCGGGCGACCCGTGGTTTGCAGGCTGGTGCGGGGTGATGGTCAACATCTCCGATATCGCCGCCATGGGTGGGCGGCCGATCGCCGTGGTCGATGCGGTGTGGGCCGATGGCGAGGACAAGGCGGCGCCGGTGCTGGAGGGGTTGCGCGCGGCGTCCGAGCGCTTCGGCGTGCCTCTCGTCGGCGGCCACACCAATATAAGGACGGATCGCGGGCAGCTTTCGGTGGCCATACTCGGCCGGGCCAAGCGCCTGCTCACCAGCTTCGATGCCCAGCCCGGCGAGCGGCTCATCGCCGCCATCGATCTGCGCGGCGCCTATCGCGAGCCGTTCGCCAATTGGCAGGCGGCGCTCGATGCGCCGGGCGAACGGCTGCGCGGCGATCTCGAAGTGCTGCCGCTGATCGCCGAGAGCGGGCTGTCGCGCGCCGCCAAGGACATCAGCCAGGGCGGCGTCATCGGCACCGCAGCCATGCTCGCCGAGTGCTCCGGCGTCGGCATCGCCATCGACGTGCGGTCCGTGCCGGCGCCGGACGGCGTGGATCCGGCGCGCTGGCTGCTGAGCTTTCCGAGCTACGGCTACCTATTGTCGGTGCGGCCCGCCGATGTGCCGGCGGTGTCGGCGCTGTTCCGGGCGCGCGGCATTGGGGCTGCGGATATCGGCGCGGTCACCGCGGATCGCCGCGTCACCATCACCGACGGCACGTCGACCGAGTCCATCTGGGATTTCACCCGCCAGCCACTGCTCGGCTGCGGCCCGACAACCAGCGATGCGGAGGCGGCGGCATGAGCGCGCTCCGCATCGCCATACTCGCTCATTCCACCAATCCGCGCGGCGGAGTGGTGCATGCGCTCGAACTCGCCGATGCGCTGGTAAAGCTTGGCCACGAGCCGGTGGTCCACGCGCCCGATGCCAAGCGCACCGGCTTCTTCCGCGAGAGCCTGTGCGAGACCGTTTCCGTGCCCGCCTCGCCGGTCGGCAGCGACATCACCGAGATGGTGGAGATCCGCGCCGCCGATTATGTCCGGCACTTCGAGAATCCCGCGCATCGCCGCTTCGACGTGTTCCACGCGCAAGACGGCATTTCCGGCAATGCTCTGGCAACGCTCAAGCAACGCCAGAGCATTGCAGGCTTCGCCCGCACCGTCCATCACATCGACGCCTTCCGCGACCCAAAGCTCCAGGCCCTGCAGACGCGGGCCATCGTCGCCGCCGACCGGCATTTCACCGTCAGCCGCATGTGGCAAGCCGAACTCAAGCAACGCCACGGCATTGCTTCCGTAGTGGTCGGCAATGGCGTC harbors:
- the pucL gene encoding factor-independent urate hydroxylase, translating into MPLIQNTYGKGRVRIMRVKRDGERHEVRELTVQTMLTGAFEASYTEGDNASVIATDSIKNIVNIVARDHVGAENEDYAGKLAAYFLDHYAHVEKVDIFASETRWARLAVDGAPHAHSFTLDANGRPFVKLSATRTGSTLSSGIEGFTFMKTTQSGWENYWMDEVTTLKPTADRMFATAMDASWRWSSVPASYADANAKVFDAALKVFATTYSPGVQNTLYLMGEAVLAAVPEIAEISLACPNKHYLPIDLTPFGRSFDGQVFVPTDEPHGQIECTVARG
- a CDS encoding Nit6803 family nitrilase; the encoded protein is MAEKRAVRAAAVQIAPDLDSVEGTLSRVQAALDEAAGKGAELVVFPETFVPWYPYFSFVYPPVLTGGEHLRLYENAVVVPGPVTEAVASAARRHGIVVVLGVNERDHGSLYNTQLVFDADGSLKLKRRKITPTFHERMIWGQGDGAGLQVVDTAVGRVGALACWEHYNPLARYALMAQHEEIHIAQFPGSLVGPIFAEQIEVTIRHHALESGCFVVNSTGWLTEEQIARIAPDEKLRRALTGGCMTAIISPEGSHLVPPLTSGEGILIADLDMALITKRKRMMDSVGHYARPELLSLTLDNRPTAPMQAHATFPVLAGSQSDEADGSDERSRAAADGAPDQRVAVLRGAAR
- a CDS encoding SDR family oxidoreductase gives rise to the protein MVASSRPLFALQGRVALITGAGRGLGYEMAKALARAGAAVVINGRDAGRLEAAVTSLRRETEAEVDAMAFDVADYPAAQAALAAIVARYGRLDILVNNVGARDRRPLDAFTPEEVQQLIATDLIAPALLAREAAAIMKRQGHGRLIFMTSIVGHVANRGDSVYTAAKGGVTGLMRALAVDHAREGITSNAIAPGMFATETNAHLVTDADFSRFVDVRVPIGRWGKPEEIGAAAVFLASDEASFVNGHVLTVDGGQTVRM
- a CDS encoding MSMEG_0568 family radical SAM protein; protein product: MDLTSDLAPLPTERLINELQSYGVRLVDPRAGADSRRGGAGPSDHKALTIDGMTVMVPVHTAPAFKSPYLVEKPDAFGRSRISRDGLSLGEVTFPLQPKFYGLTTADGIPYSKIAVLHGRDVLATTVLQSCIRYQSRTKTCQFCAIGQSLAAGRTIERKTPAQLAEVAKAAVELDGVKHMVMTTGTPPGKDRGAAILTESAAAIKAAVDLPIQAQCEPPDDDAWFMRMREAGVDALGMHLEAVTDPVRQRIMPGKAQVSLERYFQAFEAAVPVFGRGQVSTYILAGLGDTRDEILDICRRLTAIGVYPFVVPFVPISGTPLESHPTPSPAFMHSILGPLSGMLIASGLKAIDVKAGCARCGACSALATYERRACS
- a CDS encoding PLP-dependent aminotransferase family protein, yielding MPDWTPDLSRSDKPRYLAIADLIADDIRAGRLAIGDRLPPQRKLAGRLDIDFTTVARGYVEAQKRGLVESRVGQGTFVTGLPRPVLRNAPARHHGREIVDLSMNLPPEPDDPVLIGRMQDGLAEVSRDLVALLRYQGFGGAPADKDAASAWLGRRALVPSQERIFVTPGAHPALLGIFTLLAKPSDVVLCEAITYPGARSIAAQLGLRLVGLPMDADGIDPDAFTEACRTLAPKALYLNPTLQNPTTLTIPEARRTAIASVARRFHVPIVEDDAYGFIPAHGLPPFAAIAPDLTWHVAGLAKCIGAGLRTAYVVVPEARAGWPFSAALRAASVMASPLTVALATRWIEDGTADTLLRFIRAETAARQKLAAEILPVGSFRADPMSFNLWVELPEPWTRSAFVGHMFSTGIGVVASDVFTVDGAPPEAARVCLGGPVNREKVKSALEYMAHALAHSPEAASAFL
- a CDS encoding MSMEG_0572/Sll0783 family nitrogen starvation response protein yields the protein MPAVTAPAHQKGDFLVDYEDKKFEDVKAAPGEKALVTFHTVAFEGSIGLVNLLQALRLKRKGFDTSVLLYGPGVTLGVQRGFPKLGDEAFPGHLNFNNQITKFMEEGGKVYACRFALQALYGHGEPSLIPGIIPISPLDVLDLILLHRKDDAFMLHTWTL
- a CDS encoding MSMEG_0567/Sll0786 family nitrogen starvation N-acetyltransferase: MMFEPFKPFTASAFTVKYATDPWEREGAARLRRDVFCEEQGIFEGDDRDVIDAVATPIVALSMLGVAAADVVGTVRIHEETPGLWWGSRLAVAADYRSAGALGPALIRLAVSSAHARGCTRFLANVQAQNGLLFRRMRWRIVEEFELLGRPHLRMEADLNYYPPFTEPETGFHAHSRKAA
- a CDS encoding sll0787 family AIR synthase-like protein codes for the protein MLTGLAQTLRTSRGLAAKADIGLATARLGLSGASAVPVGDDCAAIPDGDGWLLLAIEGFMNEFVAGDPWFAGWCGVMVNISDIAAMGGRPIAVVDAVWADGEDKAAPVLEGLRAASERFGVPLVGGHTNIRTDRGQLSVAILGRAKRLLTSFDAQPGERLIAAIDLRGAYREPFANWQAALDAPGERLRGDLEVLPLIAESGLSRAAKDISQGGVIGTAAMLAECSGVGIAIDVRSVPAPDGVDPARWLLSFPSYGYLLSVRPADVPAVSALFRARGIGAADIGAVTADRRVTITDGTSTESIWDFTRQPLLGCGPTTSDAEAAA
- a CDS encoding FAD binding domain-containing protein, with the protein product MDLNSIEAVARPRQRADLAGFAGGDAFLAGGTWLFSEPQPQLKRLIDLTALGWQALHADADGLAIAATCTVAELDAFEAQDAWTAAPLIGLACRAFLASFKIWNTATVGGNLCMGLPAGPMISLAAALEGVCEIWTPDGGERRLPVVDFVRGPQHNALAPGEVLRAIHLPREALTRRFAFRRASLSPIGRSGVLLIGTLAGAEMALTVTASTRRPVRLAFAGMPDAATLAGRLAAEIPDALYYDDMHGRPDWRRHMTFIFAEEIRTELAEARA